Proteins encoded by one window of Flavobacterium sp. N502540:
- a CDS encoding DNA-deoxyinosine glycosylase produces the protein MKSFSFPPISNKDAVILILGTMPGTKSLELNQYYGHNQNNFWKFMFVILKEDLSADYETRKALLQKNNIAVWDVLQHCDRIGSLDSAIKNETPNDFETFLEEHPNITTILFNGQKAAAFFKKYVQLKKKYHLITLPSTSPANAGKSYESKLQEWKISVDPHHNNTSTRHTD, from the coding sequence ATGAAAAGTTTTTCTTTCCCGCCCATATCCAACAAAGATGCTGTTATTCTGATTTTGGGCACCATGCCCGGAACCAAATCATTGGAACTGAATCAATATTACGGTCACAATCAGAATAATTTCTGGAAATTTATGTTCGTTATTTTGAAAGAGGATCTCTCTGCTGATTATGAAACCCGAAAAGCTTTGCTGCAAAAAAATAACATTGCGGTGTGGGATGTGTTACAGCATTGTGACAGAATAGGGAGTTTGGACAGTGCTATTAAAAATGAAACCCCTAACGATTTTGAAACCTTTTTAGAAGAACATCCCAATATCACAACCATTCTTTTTAACGGACAAAAAGCAGCGGCATTCTTTAAAAAATATGTCCAACTGAAAAAAAAATATCACTTGATTACATTACCCTCAACAAGTCCGGCAAATGCGGGTAAAAGCTATGAATCTAAACTTCAGGAGTGGAAAATTTCCGTTGATCCACATCATAATAATACCTCGACACGTCACACAGATTAA
- a CDS encoding MlaE family ABC transporter permease, translating to MILSLKNTFTEIGNATLFAKQFFKEVFVPPYEAKEFVKQCYVIGYKSLPLVAITGFIMGLVLTLQSRPTLVNFGAESWLPGMVALSLIREIAPVITALICAGKISSGIGAELGSMKVTEQIDAMEVSAINPYNYLVVTRILACTLMVPILVIFADAVGIIGGFVGINIHGDVNFYRYLTQILQSLEYLDLIPATIKTFFFGFFIGMIGCFKGFNASNGTESVGKAANSAVVTASLTIFILDMIAVQITDLFF from the coding sequence TTGATTCTCTCTCTAAAAAATACTTTCACCGAAATAGGAAATGCAACTTTGTTTGCAAAGCAGTTTTTTAAGGAAGTTTTTGTTCCTCCTTATGAGGCCAAAGAGTTTGTAAAACAATGTTATGTAATTGGATATAAGTCACTGCCTTTAGTAGCCATAACCGGTTTTATTATGGGATTGGTACTCACCCTTCAATCTCGTCCTACACTGGTCAACTTTGGAGCGGAATCCTGGTTGCCCGGAATGGTAGCTCTTTCCTTAATAAGAGAAATTGCTCCCGTAATTACGGCTTTAATTTGTGCCGGAAAAATCTCCTCGGGAATTGGTGCCGAATTAGGCTCGATGAAAGTAACCGAACAAATTGATGCGATGGAAGTTTCGGCAATTAATCCTTACAACTATTTGGTCGTAACCAGAATTTTAGCCTGTACCTTAATGGTTCCCATTTTAGTCATTTTTGCAGATGCTGTGGGCATTATTGGTGGTTTTGTTGGAATTAATATTCACGGTGATGTTAATTTCTATCGCTATCTGACTCAAATTTTACAATCGCTGGAATATCTGGATCTGATTCCTGCAACCATTAAAACGTTCTTCTTCGGATTCTTTATTGGAATGATTGGATGTTTTAAGGGATTTAATGCCTCTAATGGAACTGAAAGTGTGGGGAAAGCAGCAAATTCAGCAGTTGTAACGGCTTCGCTTACCATTTTTATTCTCGATATGATTGCCGTTCAAATAACCGATTTATTCTTTTAA
- a CDS encoding VOC family protein — translation MNLPAGHQTIMPYLILNGASQFIEFTQKVFDATTSSDHVLREDGTVMHAEIIITGSTIMVTDVVEDWSRQTANLFVYVPNVDETYKKALENGATSIMGVSDKEYGRTCGVTDPFGNVWWITTILS, via the coding sequence ATGAATTTACCGGCCGGACATCAGACCATAATGCCTTACTTGATTTTAAATGGCGCGTCACAATTTATAGAATTTACTCAAAAAGTCTTTGATGCAACAACTTCTTCCGATCATGTACTACGCGAAGACGGAACGGTTATGCATGCAGAAATTATCATTACCGGAAGTACTATCATGGTTACAGACGTAGTTGAAGACTGGTCAAGACAAACCGCTAACCTATTTGTTTATGTCCCGAATGTCGATGAAACCTATAAAAAAGCATTAGAAAATGGTGCTACGAGCATAATGGGAGTCAGCGATAAAGAGTATGGCAGAACTTGCGGCGTTACCGATCCGTTTGGGAATGTCTGGTGGATCACTACAATTCTTTCTTAA
- a CDS encoding MlaD family protein: MDRQSGYTWKLGMFVAIGLLLFIIAIYFIGKQKNLFGSTFHISSRFKTVSGLEVGNNVRFSGINIGTVEEIRLINDSSVVVLMVIKDDVRKFIKTDARASIGSDGLMGDKVLTISPGIKSQKIIENNGAIASIDGIEMQDIMKSVKKSVDNVGVISDELATFSHSMNNGNGALARLVRDDKMANSVSNTLSNLESGTKGFSDNMEAAKNNFLLRGYFRKKEKEKEKQKEEAKEKKEEQQEKINKEKEEKAKEEKQKQEKQKEEDAKKASSGKDKP; encoded by the coding sequence ATGGATAGACAATCTGGATATACCTGGAAATTGGGAATGTTTGTAGCAATTGGATTGTTACTTTTTATAATAGCCATTTACTTTATAGGGAAACAAAAGAACCTCTTTGGTTCCACCTTTCACATCAGCTCCCGATTTAAAACTGTGAGCGGTTTGGAAGTGGGCAATAATGTACGTTTTTCAGGAATTAACATTGGTACGGTCGAAGAAATCAGACTGATTAATGATTCGTCTGTCGTGGTTTTAATGGTGATTAAAGACGATGTTAGAAAATTCATCAAAACAGACGCTCGTGCCAGCATTGGTTCTGACGGATTGATGGGCGACAAGGTTCTCACTATTTCTCCCGGCATAAAATCACAAAAAATAATCGAAAACAACGGAGCCATTGCTTCAATTGACGGAATAGAAATGCAGGACATCATGAAAAGTGTCAAAAAAAGCGTTGATAATGTTGGAGTCATTTCTGATGAACTTGCCACTTTTAGTCATAGTATGAATAACGGAAACGGTGCCCTGGCACGATTAGTCCGCGATGATAAAATGGCCAATAGCGTTTCGAATACCCTTTCGAATCTGGAAAGCGGTACCAAAGGTTTTAGTGATAATATGGAAGCTGCCAAAAATAACTTTCTGCTGAGAGGTTATTTCAGGAAAAAAGAGAAAGAAAAGGAAAAACAGAAAGAAGAAGCTAAAGAGAAAAAAGAAGAACAACAGGAAAAAATCAATAAAGAAAAAGAGGAAAAAGCCAAAGAAGAAAAACAAAAACAGGAAAAACAAAAAGAAGAAGACGCTAAAAAGGCATCCTCCGGAAAAGATAAACCATAG
- a CDS encoding TolC family protein, with translation MKNHITKIVMIAILITTVISCKVSKDIETPKDAFPENFRSASVSKDTTSIGDTEWKNFFTEKDVIQLIDSAVARNNDLQIATKNIEIAHYRFTQSKWGNVPEVNLSVAASTSNPSDNSFTGKNLGQALGQNHINDFTAGATLSWEADIWGKIKNQKKEAFAGYLQSEEVKKALQTTIVANVSKGYYNLLMLDAQLDIARQNLKLNDSTTTIIKLKYDAGQVTSLAIQQSEAQKLNAAQLIPLLEQNIAIQENALSVLTGSFPDSKQRSIRLSALEVKNNTAIGIPSSLVSRRPDVKSAELALKAANASVGITKANLYPALRITAQGGVNSFEASNWFNIPASLFGTLAGGLTQPLLNNKKVKTQYHIAVAEREKAVLNFRQSVLVAVSEVSDALVKVEKLQQQESFLQQRVKTLQQAIKNANLLFKNGMAEYLEVLTAQSNLLQSELELANIKREQLSANTELYRALGGGWK, from the coding sequence ATGAAAAATCATATAACCAAAATTGTGATGATCGCTATTTTGATCACCACAGTAATATCCTGTAAGGTTTCGAAGGATATTGAAACTCCAAAAGATGCATTTCCTGAAAATTTCAGGAGTGCATCGGTTTCAAAAGATACGACCAGTATTGGTGATACGGAGTGGAAAAATTTCTTTACCGAAAAAGATGTTATTCAGTTAATAGACAGCGCGGTTGCCCGAAACAACGACCTGCAAATTGCTACTAAAAACATCGAGATTGCGCATTACAGATTCACACAGTCCAAATGGGGAAATGTCCCTGAAGTCAATTTATCGGTAGCGGCAAGCACCAGCAATCCGTCAGACAATAGTTTTACAGGAAAGAACTTAGGTCAGGCATTGGGTCAGAATCATATTAATGACTTCACAGCCGGAGCAACACTTTCATGGGAAGCCGATATTTGGGGGAAAATAAAGAACCAGAAAAAAGAAGCTTTTGCGGGTTATCTGCAGTCAGAAGAAGTTAAAAAAGCTTTGCAGACTACCATCGTTGCCAATGTTTCCAAAGGCTACTACAATCTTTTAATGCTGGACGCACAGTTGGATATTGCCCGACAAAATCTAAAATTAAATGATAGTACCACTACTATTATCAAATTAAAATACGATGCCGGTCAGGTAACCTCATTGGCGATTCAACAATCGGAAGCACAAAAATTAAACGCCGCGCAATTGATTCCGTTATTGGAACAAAATATTGCGATTCAGGAAAATGCGTTGAGTGTTTTAACAGGATCTTTTCCGGATTCCAAACAAAGAAGTATTCGTTTGAGTGCTTTAGAAGTTAAAAACAATACCGCCATCGGGATTCCGTCTTCGTTAGTAAGCCGCAGACCGGATGTAAAAAGCGCCGAACTTGCTCTTAAAGCTGCAAATGCCAGCGTAGGAATCACAAAAGCCAATTTGTATCCGGCACTCAGAATTACAGCTCAGGGTGGTGTAAACTCTTTCGAAGCCAGCAATTGGTTCAACATTCCGGCCTCTTTGTTCGGAACTCTTGCAGGAGGATTGACACAGCCTTTGCTGAACAATAAAAAAGTAAAAACACAATACCATATCGCCGTTGCCGAAAGGGAAAAAGCGGTTCTGAATTTCAGACAATCGGTTTTAGTAGCGGTTAGTGAAGTGTCAGATGCTTTGGTAAAAGTTGAGAAATTACAGCAACAGGAATCTTTTTTGCAACAACGTGTAAAAACGCTGCAACAAGCCATAAAAAATGCCAATTTGTTATTCAAAAATGGTATGGCGGAATATCTTGAAGTGCTTACTGCGCAATCTAATTTATTACAAAGTGAGCTAGAACTGGCTAACATAAAAAGAGAACAGTTATCTGCCAATACCGAGTTGTATCGTGCTTTAGGTGGTGGCTGGAAATAA
- a CDS encoding GNAT family N-acetyltransferase, whose translation MKNINLIEDNLNNLTGMWKTVSSSFLSYHTTPLFEYSKVENSGWPNKLWFRKDISKNDIGEITKTMQANSELAFAYWDIYGTKSYEILDANGFSLKSEQVAMALKLDQQFSLQAQLSFKRVTTEQDAKIWADLYPHAFGYVISKEILIQNYNNVHFYSVSLDAQPIGTFMLFQTQNTIGIHGLGVIPEMRRKGFAEEIMKYALNLSIDLNADYAQLQASVMGKDIYTRLGFEDLFVIKNYVLGTNSKS comes from the coding sequence ATGAAAAATATAAACTTAATCGAAGACAACTTAAATAATCTTACCGGAATGTGGAAAACGGTTAGTTCCTCTTTCCTATCCTACCATACAACTCCTCTTTTTGAATATAGCAAAGTTGAAAATTCAGGCTGGCCTAATAAATTGTGGTTTCGAAAAGACATTTCTAAAAATGACATCGGCGAAATTACTAAAACCATGCAGGCCAATTCAGAATTAGCTTTCGCTTATTGGGATATCTACGGAACAAAATCGTACGAAATACTGGATGCCAATGGTTTCTCATTAAAAAGTGAACAGGTTGCGATGGCTTTAAAATTAGATCAACAATTTTCACTGCAAGCCCAGCTCAGTTTTAAAAGAGTGACCACTGAACAGGATGCCAAAATATGGGCAGATCTGTATCCTCATGCTTTTGGTTACGTGATTAGCAAAGAAATCCTGATTCAGAATTACAACAACGTTCATTTCTATTCGGTTTCCTTAGACGCTCAACCGATCGGAACTTTTATGCTGTTTCAGACTCAAAATACAATTGGAATTCATGGCTTGGGAGTAATTCCCGAAATGCGCAGAAAAGGTTTTGCCGAGGAAATTATGAAATATGCGTTAAATCTATCCATCGATTTAAATGCGGATTATGCGCAGTTACAAGCTTCTGTCATGGGAAAAGACATCTACACTCGATTGGGTTTTGAAGATTTGTTTGTGATTAAGAATTATGTTTTGGGAACAAATTCCAAATCTTAA
- a CDS encoding ABC transporter ATP-binding protein — translation MIEEKENTALKTKAGSKTPIIEIRDLHKTFGANNTVLQGVNLTVNKGEDLVILGRSGSGKSVTIKCIVGLITPDQGEIKVFNENVLNLKKSELNQIRVRIGFLFQSGALYDSMSVRENLAFTLQKHKQNLTPEEVETEVMEALENVGLGDVIDKMPSELSGGMQKRIGLARTLILKPEIILYDEPTTGLDTITSREISELILDIKHKRKTTSIIITHDMACAKLTADRIMVLKDGTIHAEGTYEELEKDEDEWVRSFFK, via the coding sequence ATGATTGAAGAAAAAGAAAATACAGCCCTTAAAACTAAAGCAGGAAGCAAAACTCCGATCATCGAGATCAGGGATTTGCATAAGACTTTTGGTGCAAACAATACTGTTCTGCAAGGTGTAAATCTAACGGTGAATAAAGGGGAAGATTTAGTGATTCTTGGGCGTTCCGGTTCTGGAAAATCGGTCACCATAAAATGTATTGTGGGTTTAATCACACCCGATCAGGGCGAAATAAAAGTGTTTAACGAAAATGTATTAAACCTGAAGAAATCTGAGCTAAATCAGATAAGGGTTCGAATTGGATTTTTATTTCAAAGTGGTGCACTATATGACTCAATGTCGGTACGAGAAAATCTGGCTTTCACTTTACAAAAACACAAACAGAACTTAACTCCTGAAGAAGTTGAAACTGAAGTCATGGAAGCTTTAGAGAATGTTGGTTTGGGGGATGTGATCGATAAAATGCCGTCTGAACTATCAGGGGGAATGCAAAAAAGAATTGGTCTGGCCAGAACTTTAATCTTAAAACCGGAAATTATCTTATACGACGAACCCACAACGGGATTAGACACCATAACCTCGCGTGAGATCAGCGAATTAATTCTCGATATCAAACACAAGCGTAAAACAACTTCCATCATTATTACTCACGATATGGCTTGCGCAAAACTCACTGCCGACCGAATTATGGTTCTAAAAGATGGAACAATACATGCCGAAGGAACTTATGAAGAACTGGAAAAAGACGAGGACGAATGGGTACGCTCTTTTTTCAAATAA
- a CDS encoding DinB family protein — MKTELKQDITTTIGQFYDTLSLFTQNEVNQVPFEGSWTGGQVARHIIKSTSGLRQVCEANTQKLPANYDEKIPLIKEIFLNFSTKYNSPDFIYPEDREYDKTELLSSLQRIEKEMQDIAENYDLTLTCMDFEIPGIGNLTIYELLNFCVMHSKRHLNQLKNVYNVVKN, encoded by the coding sequence ATGAAAACGGAATTAAAACAAGACATTACCACTACTATTGGACAATTTTACGATACGCTTTCTCTTTTTACGCAGAACGAAGTAAATCAAGTACCGTTTGAAGGAAGCTGGACTGGTGGACAGGTTGCCCGTCATATTATAAAATCGACCTCAGGACTACGTCAGGTTTGCGAGGCTAATACACAAAAACTCCCCGCTAACTACGACGAAAAAATTCCTCTAATCAAAGAGATATTTCTCAATTTCAGCACCAAATACAACTCCCCTGATTTTATATATCCCGAGGACCGCGAATATGACAAAACCGAGTTGCTTTCGAGTCTTCAAAGAATTGAAAAGGAAATGCAGGATATTGCTGAAAATTATGATTTAACACTCACCTGTATGGATTTTGAAATACCAGGTATTGGAAATTTAACAATCTACGAGTTATTAAACTTCTGTGTCATGCACTCCAAAAGACATTTAAATCAATTGAAAAACGTCTATAATGTTGTAAAAAACTAA
- a CDS encoding Crp/Fnr family transcriptional regulator, with product MSINQNKYLNDLKIKFESYAPISETSWQLIESIAEIQSIKKGDILLQNGQTAKEIYFIIKGALRAFITDSAGNLYNKNIFLEGDFAGSKASLLQQTASHFTIEALEDSVLIQLNYKKYRALIDQNNDLKNYYIAYLEKNWVIEKEQREIALVMQNATERYVQLLSKHPDIGDRIPLLHIASHLGITPTQLSRIRKNLEKDL from the coding sequence ATGTCAATCAATCAAAATAAGTACCTCAACGATTTAAAAATAAAATTCGAAAGCTACGCTCCTATTTCAGAAACGTCCTGGCAGTTAATTGAAAGTATTGCTGAAATTCAATCCATTAAAAAAGGAGATATTTTACTTCAAAACGGACAAACTGCAAAGGAAATATATTTTATAATCAAAGGCGCTTTACGGGCTTTTATCACCGATTCGGCAGGTAATCTCTATAATAAAAACATATTTCTTGAAGGTGATTTTGCCGGTTCAAAGGCTTCTCTACTGCAGCAAACTGCTTCTCATTTCACCATAGAAGCACTTGAAGATTCTGTTTTGATTCAACTTAACTACAAAAAATACAGAGCACTCATTGATCAGAACAACGATCTCAAAAATTATTACATTGCCTATTTGGAAAAAAACTGGGTAATCGAAAAAGAACAACGCGAAATTGCTCTAGTCATGCAAAATGCTACCGAGAGATATGTACAGCTTTTATCCAAACATCCAGATATTGGAGACCGTATTCCGTTGCTTCACATCGCCTCCCATTTAGGAATTACCCCTACCCAACTAAGCCGTATCCGAAAAAATCTCGAAAAAGATTTGTAA
- a CDS encoding efflux RND transporter permease subunit, whose amino-acid sequence MFKIFIQRPVLATVISILLVILGVLGLTKLPLQQFPDIAPPSVLVTAVYPGANAETVLRSVAPSLEESINGVENMTYMSSTASNDGSLAITVFFKLGTDADQAAVNVQNRVAQATSQLPAEVVQQGVITAKQQNSFIMAIGMYTEDESKYDQTFVANYAQINIIPEIKRIPGVGSASIFGGVKDYSMRVWLNPTQMSTYKVTPNEIMSAIQDKSLEAAPGKFGERSTEVFEYVIKYKGKLTKPEEYENIAIRSNADGSVLRLKDVARVELGAYSYNSLTRLNGKKGVVIGIIQLAGSNSNDIQIAINKLMEKASKDFPKGIKQNIFYSTKVSLDQSIEQVEHTLIEAFILVFIVVFIFLQDFRSTLIPAIAVPVAILGTFFFMQLFGFSINLLTLFALILAIGIVVDDAIVVVEAVHAKMEHKHLSPKVATHEAMHEITGAIISITLVMAAVFLPVGFMEGSTGVFYRQFAFTMAIAIVISAVNALTLSPALAALFLKDNHGTQANENEVYVKKGFKEKFFTAFNSSFESLTNRYVGGIKFLIRRKWLSLGGLALITAATILLVKTTPTGFIPTEDQGFIAIAVNTPSGTSLDGTQKVMTQAENLLRNDESSRFVTAISGFNLLTNSTSPSSAVIFVLLKPDEERGKIKGIDEIMADVQGKLGTITGGSFFVFSFPTVPGFSNVEALDLVLQDKTGGKLDKFSGVSQSFIGELMKRPEIAMAFTSFKADYPQLQLDINDEKANQLGVNVKDILQTMQTYFGSAQASDFNRFGKYYRVVVQADIADRADPSSIDRVFVKNKTGEMVPINTLVKLSRIYGSETASRYNLFNSISINAIPKPGFSSGDAIKAIEEVAAQHLPAGYSFEFSGQTREEISSGGQSATIFLLCLIFIYFLLAAQYESYILPLAVIFSIPAGIFGVFVAIGFTGIQNNIYVQVALVMLIGLLAKNAILIVEFAVQKRKSGQALVMASIDAAKLRLRPIIMTSLAFVVGLIPMMSAKGPSAQGNHSISIGAAGGMISGVILGLFIIPVLFVIFQYLQEKVSGKPVAVIHNEEK is encoded by the coding sequence ATGTTCAAAATATTTATACAAAGACCTGTACTGGCAACCGTAATCTCCATTTTATTGGTGATTCTGGGGGTACTTGGACTTACGAAATTGCCTTTACAACAGTTTCCTGATATTGCACCGCCATCGGTTTTGGTAACGGCGGTTTATCCGGGAGCTAATGCCGAAACGGTTTTACGTTCGGTAGCGCCCTCTTTAGAAGAGTCTATCAATGGGGTGGAAAATATGACTTACATGAGCTCTACGGCCAGTAACGACGGATCGTTAGCCATTACTGTTTTCTTTAAATTAGGTACCGATGCCGATCAGGCAGCCGTAAACGTACAAAACAGGGTGGCTCAGGCAACCAGTCAATTGCCTGCCGAAGTGGTACAACAAGGGGTGATCACTGCGAAACAACAAAACAGTTTCATTATGGCCATCGGTATGTACACCGAGGATGAATCGAAATACGATCAGACGTTTGTGGCCAATTATGCCCAAATCAATATTATCCCTGAAATTAAACGTATTCCGGGAGTAGGATCGGCCAGTATTTTTGGAGGTGTAAAAGATTACTCGATGCGTGTTTGGCTGAATCCGACACAAATGTCAACTTACAAAGTGACACCAAACGAAATCATGAGTGCCATTCAGGACAAAAGTTTGGAAGCTGCTCCGGGTAAATTTGGAGAAAGAAGTACAGAAGTTTTCGAATACGTAATCAAATACAAAGGAAAACTAACCAAACCGGAAGAATATGAAAATATTGCTATTCGCTCTAATGCAGATGGTTCGGTACTTCGCTTAAAAGACGTTGCCCGAGTTGAACTTGGTGCTTATTCGTACAACAGTTTAACGCGTTTAAATGGTAAAAAAGGAGTTGTAATCGGTATTATTCAATTGGCAGGTTCAAACTCCAATGACATTCAGATCGCGATTAACAAACTGATGGAAAAAGCATCGAAAGATTTTCCAAAAGGGATCAAGCAAAATATTTTCTATAGTACCAAAGTATCGCTGGACCAATCGATAGAACAGGTAGAACATACTTTAATCGAAGCATTTATATTAGTATTCATTGTAGTATTTATATTCCTGCAAGATTTTAGATCAACATTAATCCCGGCTATTGCTGTACCTGTAGCAATTTTAGGAACGTTCTTCTTCATGCAGTTATTCGGATTTTCGATCAATCTTCTAACACTTTTCGCTTTAATTCTGGCGATTGGTATTGTGGTAGATGACGCGATTGTAGTCGTCGAAGCCGTGCATGCCAAAATGGAGCACAAACATTTGTCTCCAAAAGTAGCCACACATGAAGCAATGCACGAAATAACGGGTGCTATTATCTCGATTACGCTGGTAATGGCTGCTGTATTCCTGCCGGTTGGTTTTATGGAAGGCTCTACGGGAGTTTTCTATCGTCAGTTTGCTTTTACGATGGCGATTGCAATTGTAATTTCGGCTGTGAATGCTTTGACTTTAAGCCCGGCGCTTGCTGCATTGTTCCTGAAGGACAATCACGGTACACAAGCAAACGAAAATGAAGTTTATGTTAAAAAAGGATTTAAAGAAAAATTCTTTACGGCATTCAACAGCAGCTTCGAATCTTTGACGAATCGTTATGTGGGTGGTATTAAATTTTTAATTCGCCGCAAATGGTTAAGCTTAGGTGGTCTGGCCTTAATTACAGCAGCAACCATTCTGTTAGTAAAAACGACTCCAACAGGATTTATTCCAACAGAAGATCAGGGATTTATTGCGATTGCGGTAAATACTCCTTCAGGAACTTCTCTTGACGGAACACAAAAAGTAATGACTCAGGCAGAGAATTTACTAAGAAACGACGAATCATCACGATTTGTAACAGCGATTTCAGGATTCAATTTATTAACGAATTCTACAAGCCCATCGTCAGCAGTTATTTTTGTCTTGCTTAAACCGGATGAAGAGCGTGGAAAAATCAAAGGAATCGACGAAATAATGGCGGATGTGCAAGGAAAATTAGGGACTATTACAGGCGGAAGTTTCTTCGTTTTTAGTTTCCCAACTGTTCCCGGATTTAGTAATGTTGAAGCTTTAGATTTGGTGCTACAGGATAAAACCGGAGGCAAACTGGATAAGTTTAGCGGTGTCTCTCAAAGCTTTATCGGAGAATTAATGAAACGTCCGGAGATTGCTATGGCATTTACGAGTTTCAAAGCCGATTATCCACAGTTGCAACTGGATATTAATGACGAAAAAGCCAATCAGCTGGGGGTAAATGTAAAAGACATTTTACAAACGATGCAGACTTATTTTGGTAGTGCACAGGCTTCTGACTTTAACCGATTTGGTAAATATTACAGAGTTGTTGTTCAGGCAGATATTGCCGACAGAGCTGATCCATCTTCAATTGACAGGGTTTTTGTAAAAAACAAAACCGGAGAAATGGTTCCAATAAATACTTTGGTGAAACTAAGCCGTATTTATGGTTCTGAAACGGCCTCGAGATATAATTTGTTTAATTCGATTTCGATAAATGCCATTCCGAAACCTGGATTTAGTTCGGGAGATGCCATTAAAGCCATAGAAGAAGTTGCTGCACAACATTTACCTGCAGGTTATAGTTTTGAATTTTCGGGACAAACCCGTGAAGAGATTTCTTCGGGAGGACAATCCGCAACGATATTCTTACTGTGTTTGATATTCATCTATTTCTTACTTGCTGCACAGTATGAAAGTTACATTTTGCCTTTGGCGGTAATCTTTTCTATCCCTGCAGGTATTTTTGGAGTATTTGTGGCTATTGGTTTCACCGGAATTCAAAACAACATTTATGTACAGGTTGCTCTGGTAATGTTAATCGGACTGCTCGCTAAAAATGCCATTCTGATTGTGGAGTTTGCGGTTCAGAAAAGAAAATCCGGTCAGGCATTGGTGATGGCCTCAATCGATGCGGCAAAACTGCGTTTACGACCAATTATCATGACATCGCTTGCTTTTGTTGTGGGATTAATTCCAATGATGAGTGCCAAAGGACCATCAGCACAAGGTAACCATTCGATTAGTATTGGTGCCGCAGGAGGTATGATTTCAGGGGTAATTCTAGGATTGTTTATCATCCCGGTTTTATTCGTCATCTTCCAATATTTACAAGAAAAGGTTTCCGGAAAACCGGTAGCCGTAATTCATAACGAAGAAAAATAA
- a CDS encoding DUF1440 domain-containing protein yields the protein MRSKTKTILTAWLVAGTLDLTAAITIYAFILQKTTAIKLLQSITSGVFKKEAYSGGSLMALFGIGFHYLIALSFAWFYFFIYPYLPFLKKSAIVSGFLYGIFVWIIMNLIVLPITFPVLPEKHLDFPLFLSMLILIFCIGLPIALITRKYYSFQTQS from the coding sequence ATGAGATCCAAAACCAAAACCATTTTAACCGCCTGGCTCGTTGCCGGGACATTAGACCTAACGGCTGCCATTACAATTTATGCTTTTATACTCCAAAAAACCACTGCAATAAAACTATTGCAATCTATTACAAGCGGCGTTTTTAAAAAAGAAGCCTATAGTGGAGGCTCATTAATGGCACTCTTCGGTATTGGATTCCATTACTTAATTGCACTAAGTTTCGCCTGGTTTTATTTTTTCATTTATCCTTATCTGCCTTTTCTCAAAAAAAGTGCAATTGTTTCCGGATTCCTTTATGGAATTTTTGTGTGGATCATCATGAATTTAATTGTGCTGCCTATTACCTTTCCTGTACTTCCCGAAAAACACTTAGATTTCCCGTTATTCCTTTCCATGTTGATTCTTATATTCTGCATCGGACTTCCTATTGCACTTATAACACGAAAATATTATAGTTTTCAGACGCAGTCTTAA
- a CDS encoding DoxX family protein — protein MKKAKIIFWITTTIIFLFEGVMPALTSQTELAKEGIRHLGYPEYFGNALVVFKILGVLVLVIPSIPKNIKEWAYAGFGFDFIFASISHAAVDGINFQVFFPLIFLVILAISYVYYHKIERYKNIAL, from the coding sequence ATGAAAAAAGCAAAAATTATCTTTTGGATCACTACTACTATTATCTTTTTATTCGAAGGTGTAATGCCGGCCTTAACTTCTCAGACAGAATTAGCAAAAGAAGGAATCAGACATTTGGGCTATCCCGAGTATTTCGGAAATGCCTTAGTTGTCTTTAAAATTCTTGGTGTTTTAGTCCTGGTGATTCCTTCCATCCCAAAAAACATAAAAGAATGGGCATATGCGGGATTTGGTTTCGACTTTATTTTTGCTTCCATCAGTCACGCTGCTGTAGACGGCATCAATTTCCAGGTCTTCTTTCCTTTAATCTTTTTAGTAATTCTGGCGATCTCTTACGTTTATTATCATAAAATAGAGCGTTATAAAAACATCGCTTTATAA